Genomic DNA from Filimonas effusa:
GGTTTGCCATAACCCTTCGGGCCCGTTACCGAAGCAGTAAAAACCCTTATATTCCCCTCCCCCTTCGCTTAAAAAGGGATTGGCTTTTGCAAGAGGACGGAATTCGGATAAAGCCGCAAGGGGCAGCATGCGTAGTATTTCCTGCTCTTCAAAACAGATAAGCAGATGTTCTTCTGCAGTAAATGCATCGGCATCATTAACTAACAGAGACGAAACCTGAATTGCCGCTTCGCCGAATGACTTGCGGTTATCAAGCATGACAGACAGGAATTCACAGAGATCGTTCCTGTGTTTTAAACGGAGCAGTAGTTGAATAGATCTCCAGTCGAAATAGATTGCCAGGCTTCGTGCGGCAGGCTCTGTTGGAAAAGCTTCACTAAACCTGATGACAGCCTTTAATTCTGCCGTATTAAAGTTAATAGCTGGGAGCGTTGCCTTTTGCAGCAATTCAAGCATGGAAATACCGTTTCCTTCCTGCAAGGCCGTTTCGCGTATGATCGCCATTTCTTTACTTATCGTCCAGTAAAGCAATACCTGTTCATAGCTTGCATGTTTGACTATGCTTTGCCGCGCGTTATGAAACGCCAGTAATAGTTTAGACTGCAGGTCGGATATTACATCAGTTTGAACATTCATACTTATGGCTTATTAATTTAATCATCTAATCCTTTTCGCTCCAGTATTTTAGGAATGCATTTTTCAATTCTTGACTCACGTGTTTTAGCCTGTTTCGCCTGCGAAAAGTAAAACAAATATGCGCGTTGCCTGCCGGGAGTCAATGCATTAAAAGCTGTTTTTACTGCGGGGTCTTGTTTTAATACCTTCTGAAATTCGTCAGGGACGGCATAATCTGATGTTTTCTTCAAGGCTACTTTTGATCCCGACTTCTCCATTTCTATAGCTTGTTGGATATAGTCTTTGATGACGGATCTCAGTTTCTTTACCTGGCTGAGCTCTGTAAACCGCAACTGCCGGGCGGATTGCACATTTTCGGTTTGCCGGATTAAAATGCCTTTATCATCTTTCAACAGGGCTCCTTTGTGAAACAGCAATGCACAGTATTCTTTAAACCCATGAATAAGCACCACATTTTTCCCCTGCAGGGTATAACATGGGTGCATCCATTTGTAATCTTCGGAGAGCTCCTTAGCTTCAAGAACAATTGTTCTCAATAGCGTCATTTCATCTTTCCACCGGGTGGCTTTGTCCAGGAACTGGTTGACGCTGGCGTTTAATCTGCTTTTTACTTCCACGGATATTTAGTTTTATGTTTAAGGTTCGGATCTGCTTTGAAATATAGAATAGCTATGCGGCTAATTCGATCTTTGTTTAAAAAGCCATTCGGGGATAAGGTTGGTGGTGTATAACGGTGGATATACTTCATGCGCCAACTTGTCGATTTCCCAGAAACGTTTATGCGTGGCGTGCATTTCCCGTAAGGTATGAAGCATGACACTATCGGTAGCAAACGGATTTTCATCATCGGCATTTCCGTGAACGAACCATATGGGCTTATTCAGCAGCGGATGTATGTAATCGAAGTCGGGGATACCCGAAATTGCAATGCCAGCAGTAAAGAGATCCGGCCGTAATCCTAATACGTTGATTGTTGCAGACGCGCCCATGGAGAAACCCATTACATATATGCGGCTTTTATCTACCGGCCATACATTGCATAAAGAATCTACCAGGTCCAGTGCGTTAGCGAGGCAAACCGAAGGTATTGAAACCAGTATACCTTTTTGCCTGTTCATTGTATAGTTTGAGGAGCGCTGGCTGAATTGCGGTGCCACTACATAAGCCGGGTAGGCGCTGCGTAATGCGGGTTGCGCCCACATTTTCACCAATGCATTGAGCTGACTGGTATTGTCTGTGCCTATACCACCTGAAGTGGGCAGGATCAAGACCAACGGGAATTTACGTGCAGCATTTTCTTTAAGCGGTTTTAATGCACGATAACGCACCGTATCGTTGACCTTTCCTGTATAAATGTATGCGGTGAAGCTATCATTACTGATCTTATTGATCCCGGCTCTTATGGCATAAGCGGCTTCTTTATTTGCCGGCGCCGCCAATTTCTGATAACTGACAGCGCGATCCGGAGTTGTACAAGCTGCAAGGATGGTTAATACTATTCCCAAGAGCGCATAGCTGGTATTTGCCTTAAATATCGAGTAAAGCGTCACTGTTTCTGTGAGAGACATATTTGAAGCGTCTTTAGTAATATAAAACGGCTCTAAAGTACTGTTTCCAGTATAAAAAAAGGCAAAAACTAATACCAGCATATGACAAATGACAGGTTTCTAACTATTTGTGAGCGTTAGTTTTGTGAGAGCCGAAAAGGAGTCTTTTAATGGGTCAGCTTGTCGGTCCTTTTAATAACTGTACGCTTTTATTTTCAAAAAAGGAACATATGTTCAGTGTAGATATGACGAAACCGGCCGATTTGCATTCTCATGCAAAGGGCACCGGTGCTTTACGCTCCCAGCATCCCGTTTACAAAGATTTTCTGCCTCCGTGTAATAATGCCTGTCCGGCCGGAGAGAACATACAGGCCTGGCTTTCACTTGCCCAGGAGGGGCAGCTATACGAGGCCTGGCAGAAACTGGTGGAAGAAAATCCGATGCCTGCTGTACATGGCCGTGTTTGTTACCATCCGTGTGAATCGGCCTGTAACCGTGCTTCTGTTGATGCTCCTGTAAGTATTCATGCTGTAGAACGTTTTCTTGGCGACAAGGCTTTGGAAGAAGGCTGGGCCATCCGGAATACAGCTGTTAAAACCGGCAAACGTGTACTGGTCATTGGCGGCGGTCCGAGCGGTTTATCTGCCGCCTATCATCTTACACGCCTGGGTCATGAAGTTGAGATATATGAAGCTGGTCCTATGCTGGGCGGCATGATGCGATTTGGCATTCCGGCCTACCGTCTTCCCCGCAATATCCTTGATGCCGAGATAAAAAGGATCCTGGATCTTGGTATCAAGGTAAAATTAGGCTGTAAGGTTGATGATATAGAAAAGGAAAAGGCATCCGGCAATTTTGATGCTGTATTTGTAGCTATAGGCGCCGGGCTTGCCAAGAAGATCGATATACCTGGTCAGGCGGCTGCCAAGATGCTTGATGCGGTATCGTTCTTGCGGGATGTAGAGATGGGTACTGCGCCGAAGCTGGGTCGTAAAGTGGCGGTATATGGCGGGGGCAACACTGCTATAGATGCAGCACGTACTGCCAAACGTTTGGGAGCCGATGCTTTTATCATTTATCGCCGTGACAGGGAACATATGCCTGCGCATGATGCCGAAGCTGATGACGCCCTGACTGAAGGCGTTAAAATAAACTGGCTCCGCAGTATCAAGAATGTAGATGACAACGATTTTGTTGTTGAGGTAATGGAAATACAGGATGGCAAGTTAACCGGTACGGGGAAGTTTGAAACCCTGGAAGCAGATGCACTTATTATGGCGCTGGGCCAGGATACCGATGCGGGTTTTCTTTCCAAATTAAGTGGTATAGCACTCTCCAAAGACGGCACCTTACAGGTAGATGATACCATGATGACCGGGCACAAGGGCGTATTTGCCGGCGGCGATATGGTGCCCAGTCAGCGCACAGTTACCATAGCCGTAGGTCATGGTAAGAAAGCTGCGCGTCATATCGATGCTCACCTGAAATCCTCCAAGTGGGAAAAGGCGCTTAAAAATGAATTAGTAGGTTTTGAAAAGCTGCATGTATGGTATAAAACGCTTGCACCCCAGCAGGAACAGGCGATACTTGATGCTGCAGAACGTACAGCCAGCTTCCAGGAGGTACTTGGCAGTTATACACAAGCGGAAGCGCTTTACGAAGCCCAACGCTGTCTTAGCTGCGGCAACTGTTTTGAATGCGACGGCTGTTACGGTTCGTGTCCTGAAGATGCGATATTGAAGCTGGGCAAGGGCAACCGTTATGAATATGATTACAACAAATGCACAGGATGTGCCGTATGCTATGAGCAATGCCCTTGTCATGCCATAGAGATGGTACCGGAAACTTTATAATTATTCCATGAGAGAGACAATAGTTAAAACCATTGACGGCAACGAGGCAGCGGCGTCCGTAGCTTACCGGGTAAACGAGGTATGTGCGATCTACCCTATCACGCCGTCTTCCACTATGGCCGAGCTGGCTGATGAGTGGAGCGCCGTTGGCTATAAAAATATATGGGACAATGTTCCCGACGTAATAGGCATGCAGAGTGAAGGTGGTGCTGCCGGTACCGTACACGGTGCTTTACAGGCCGGTACACTGACTACTACATTTACGGCATCACAAGGATTGATGCTGATGCTGCCCAATATGTATAAAATTGCGGGGGAATTGACCTCCACAGTTTTTCATGTGGCGGCGCGTGCGCTGGCAGCGCAGGGGCTTTCGATCTTCGGCGACCACAGTGATGTTATGGCGGCACGTACTACCGGGTTTGCGATGGCATCCTCGAATTCCGTTCAGGAAGCTCATGACCTCGCATTGATATTACAGGCAGCCACACTTGCTTCACGTGTACCTTTTATTCATTTCTTTGATGGTTTCCGGACCTCTCATGAGGTGAGCAAGATAGAGATGCTGAGCGATGATGATCTGCGTGCAATGATCAGCGATGAGCAGGTTTTTGCGCACAGGCAAAGAGCGCTGAATCCGGATAATCCATTCATCAGAGGTACTGCGCAAAACCCGGATGTTTATTTCCAGGCAAGAGAAACGGTGAACCCGTTCTATGACAAAGTTCCCGCTATGGTACAGGAGCAGATGAATAAGTTTGCCCAGCTTACAGGCAGACAATATCATCTGGCAGAATACACCGGTTGCCCCGATGCAGAACGCCTGATCGTTATTATGGGATCGGCCACTGAAACAGCCAGTGAAACGGCGCTGTTCCTGAATAAAAACGGAGAAAAAACAGGTGTTCTCAATGTGCGTCTCTTCCGCCCTTTTCCATTACAGGAGATCGTAGCTGCCATTCCGGCAACAGTAACCAAGATAGCGGTATTAGATCGCACCAAAGAACCGGGAGCGGAAGGCGAGCCCCTTTACAAGGATATTGTAACAGCATTGACAGAAGCTTATACCGGCGGCCAATTAAATACACTACCCAGGATTGTAGGCGGCCGTTACGGGCTTTCTTCGAAAGAATTTACGCCGGCAATGGTTAAGGGAATCTTTGATGAACTGAAGAATGATATTCCCAAGAATCATTTTACGATAGGGATCAATGATGACGTAACCCATACAAGCCTTAGCTACGATCCTCATTTTGAACTGGATGAAAGCGATGTAACTACAGCACTGTTCTATGGTCTTGGGGCTGACGGTACTGTTTCCGCCAATAAGAACAGTATCAAGATTATAGGTGAGAATACAGATTTTTATGCACAGGGTTATTTTGTGTATGACTCTAAAAAATCGGGGTCTCAAACAGTATCACATCTCCGTTTCGGCAAAAAACCTGTAAGAGCTCCTTATCTTATCAATAAGGCCAATTTTATAGCCTGCCATGTATTCAACTTCATTTCAAGAGTGAATATATTAGAGCAGGCCCGTCCTGGCGCTGTATTTTTACTTAATAGTCCCTACGGAAAAGACGAAGTATGGGATCATTTGCCACAGCCTGTACAGCAGACCATCATTGACAAAAAGCTCAAGTTTTATGTTATAGATGGTACAGCGGTAGCGGAAGCTACCGGTATGGGTAACCGCACCAACACCATCATGCAAACGTGTTTCTTTGCCCTGGCTGGTGTTTTACCTAAAGACGAGGCTATCGACGAGATTAAAAAGGCCATCAAAAAAACCTATGCCAAGAAGGGACAGAAGATCATTGATCTCAACTTCAATGCTGTTGATCAGTCGTTAAGTCACCTGCACGAGGTAGCAGTACCCAAAGTTGTTTCCAATAAATCGGGGTTTCCACTTACAGTACCTGTTGAAGCGCCTGAATTTGTACAACTGGTAACTGCGGAAATGATGCGTGGCAATGGGGACGCTTTACCTGTAAGTATGCTGCCGATCGATGGTACATATCCGAGCGGCACTACGCAATGGGAAAAACGTAATATTTCGGATACTGTTCCGGTGTGGGATGCCGAGACCTGTATTCAGTGCGGTAACTGCAGCTTTGTTTGTCCGCACAGCGTTATCAGGGCTAAATTCTACAACCAGGATGTACTGGAAAATGCTCCTGCTGAATTTCCTTCTGCACGTATCTCTGCAAGAGGTTTTCCGGAGACCCGATACAGTTTACAGGTATATGTAGAAGACTGCACAGGATGTACACTTTGCGTTGACGCCTGCCCTGCCTACAATATCAATGACCGCAGCAAGAAGGCCATTAACATGGCTGAGAAGCAGCCTATACTGGAAAAAGAAAAAGAAAATATCCGCTTCTTTGAATCTATCGATAACAATGACCGCTCGAAGGTTGACTTCTCATCTGTGAGAGGCACCCAATTCCTGGAACCATTATTTGAATTTTCAGGAGCTTGTTCCGGCTGCGGTGAAACGCCGTATGTCAAGTTATTGACGCAACTGTTTGGTGACAGGTTAATGGTAGCCAATGCTACGGGGTGTTCTTCGATCTACGGCGGCAACCTGCCCACTACGCCCTGGTCTAAAAACAGCCAGGGAAGAGGGCCGGCGTGGAGCAACTCTCTTTTTGAAGATAATGCTGAGTTCGGACTTGGCATGCGTGTGGCTGAAGACAAGAAACTATCTATAGCGCGTGAGCTGGTGCTGAAGTTAAAAGATAAAATTGGTGCAGAATTTACCAGTGAGCTACTGGAAGCTCCCCAGCTTACCGAATCGCAATTAGCATTGCAGCGCCTGCGGGTTGAAAAACTGACGGGTTTACTGCAAGACCATAAAGAAGATCCGCTGGTATTACAACTGCTTTCGTTGAAGGATCACCTGGTACGGCGTACCGTATGGCTGATCGGCGGTGACGGATGGGCTTATGATATAGGTTCAAGCGGCCTGGATCATGTGCTGGCAAGTGGCCGTAATGTAAACGTGCTGGTTTTAGATACGGAGGTTTACAGTAATACAGGTGGCCAGTCTTCAAAAGCGACGCCTACTGCCGCCACGGCTAAGTTTGCGTCTTCGGGTAAACGCGTAGGGAAGAAAGACCTTGCGTTGCAAGCTATATCGTATGGCAACGTATATGTAGCCCAGGTAGCCATGGGAGCCAATCCGCAGCAAACATTGCTGGCGATGCGCGAGGCAGAGGCTTACGATGGGCCTTCGCTGATACTGGCCTATAGTCATTGTATTGCACACGGCATTGATATGACCAAGGGGCTTACCCAACAGGAACTGGCGGTTAAAAGCGCTTACTGGCCGCTGCTGCGCTATAATCCACAGTTACGCAGGGCTAACAGTAATCCTTTTGTACTTGATTCGCCGGCTGCTACGATCACACTGAAGGACTATGCCTACAATGAACTACGGTATAAAAACCTGCAGAAAGCGAATCCCCAGGAAGCTGAATACCTGCTGGGTAAGGCGCAGGAACTGGTAGACTTGCGCTGGCAGACATATGAGAATATGCATTCCTGGAAAGCGGATGCATTTGCTCCTTTAATGTAGCACTATTTAACATTGCCCATAAACGACCAACGAAGCCCGCTCAATGAGCGGGTTTCTCTTTTATTACGAGGAGCGAATAAATCATAGGATGCCATAACAGCCTTACAGGCTTTTACCGTGGTCGCACGATCTGCTTTAGCGTTAAGAGGATCAGGCGTAATAGCCCTGCTATTACTATTACCCCCAATTGTACAATACCCTCGAGCAGACGGGTAAGTAGTTTCATCAAACGATCGTTGCTGCGGCGCCTGCCTTGCTCTGCAACGGGGCTGCCGTATACCTGTAATGGATTTCCTTCTAAGTTCATAGTTTAAGATTATCAAAAGGTGTGCACTTTTTTTTACGGATTAGTTCAGCATCCTTTTTGTGAACAGAATCTTCAAATTAATACTATGCCGAAGAAAATACCTGCAAGAGACAGCATTCATCCTCAACCGGACGACAAGCGTGCTGTTAACCCAAGTAACGCTAAAACTGAAAGCCTGGCGCCGTTTACAGAAGACCCTACCAATGAACTGATGACGACCAACCACGGAGTTAAGATCAATGATGATCAGAACACGCTAAAGGCGGGAGAAAGAGGCCCTTCCCTGCTGGAAGACTTCATTTTCAGGGAGAAAATGACACATTTTGATCATGAACGCATACCCGAGCGCATTGTACATGCGCGTGGTTCCGGAGCCCATGGCGTGTTTAAAGTTTATGAATCGCAAAGCGCTATTACCAAAGCTGCGTTTTTACAGGACCCTACCGTTGAAACACCTGTGTTTGTAAGATTTTCTACTGTTGCAGGCTCACGTGGTTCTACAGACCTGGCGCGTGATGTACGTGGCTTTGCAGTAAAATTCTACACTACAGAAGGCAATTTTGATCTCGTGGGTAATAATATGCCCGTTTTCTTTATCCAGGATGCGATGAAATTTCCCGACCTGATACATGCGGTAAAACCTGAGCCCGATAATGAGATACCACAGGCGGCTTCTGCACATGATACTTTCTGGGATTTTATTTCTTTAATGCCAGAAAGTACCCATATGATTATGTGGCTGATGAGTGACCGTGCTATTCCAAGAAGTTACCGGATGATGGAAGGATTTGGTGTTCATACTTTCAGGCTCATTAATGCCGACGGCGAATCGCATTTTGTAAAATTTCACTGGAAGCCACTGTTAGGCGTGCACAGTGTAGCCTGGGATGAGGCGCAGAACATTTCGGGTAAAGACCCTGATTTTCACCGACGCGATCTGTGGAATGCCATTGAGAGCGGCAATTTCCCTGAGTGGGAACTTGGCGTACAGGTTGTTCCGGAAGCCGATGAGCATAAGTTTGAATTTGACCTGCTGGACCCTACCAAGATCATTCCCGAAGAACTTGTGCCGGTACAACGCATTGGAAAACTGACACTCAACCGTAACCCGGATAATTTCTTTGCGGAAACAGAACAGATCGCTTTTCACGTGGGACATATTGTACCGGGTATCGACTTCACGAATGACCCTTTATTACAAGGCAGACTGTTTTCTTATACAGATACCCAATTACTACGCCTTGGCGGTCCTAACTTCCAGGAAATACCCATCAACAGGCCTATCGTAGAAGTACATAATAACCAACGTGACGGGCATATGCGCCAGACCATCAACAAGAGTAAAACCAGCTACAATCCCAATTCTTTAGGAGGTGGCTGCCCTTTCCAGGCCGGCAAATTGCAAGGAGGCTTTACCTCTTATACCGAAAGAATTGATGCGCATAAGATCCGGGAGCGGAGCCGCAGTTTCTTTGATCATTTCAGCCAGGCAAGACTCTTTTTCGAAAGCCAGTCAGAACCAGAGAAAGAACATATTGCGCAGGCGCTGTCATTTGAACTCGGCAAAGTACAAACAGTAGCTGTAAGGGAGCGTATGCTACACATTTTGTTCCATGTAAATAAACATCTTGCTGCTCAGGTTGCCTATGCTTTAGGTCATCATATACCCAAAGACAGTTCAGCGCCCATGAACCAGGGTGTTCCTGCCGATGGGGACCCGGAGCATTATGTTCCTATTATTAAAGACAGCCCGCTTGCTGTTTCAGCAGCATTGAGTATGGCGAATACCGTCAAGGACAATATCCGGACAAGACAGATTGCCATTCTGGCGGCAGACGGTGTTGATGAACAGTCGTTAAAGACCGTAAAGAATGCATTGATCGCCGAAGGCGCCGTTGTTGAAGTAATTGCTCCCAGACAAGGTTTTATATTATCAGAGAATGATGAGCAGATACCGGTAGATAAAAGTCTGCTTACCGCTGCATCGGTATTTTACGATGCAGTTTATGTACCAGGAGGAACGAATAGCGCCGCTACACTGGAAAGCGAGGCAGAGGCCATTCATTTTCTAAATGAAGCTTTTAAACATTGTAAAGCGATTGCTGCTGACGCCAGTGCTATCCAGGTAATTGAGGCGACCTATTTTGCGAAAAAGCTTCCGCCTGATTTCAGCAGGGAATCGGTCCTTACCGAAGGAATTGTAGTGGAGAAAAATGCCAAGCAACTTGCGTCGCTGTTTATAGATGCTATTAAGCAACATCGTTTCTGGGAGAGAGAACGTCCGAGGAAAGTTCCAGCGTAATCTGTTTTACAGGAAAGCTATTTTCAAGAAAACAAGCTGCCGGCAGGCAGCTTGTTTTCTTAGCAGCGTTCTATCGGGCGTTACTGAGATATTGTTTTATAAGCTGTGTAACAACAGGCGCTGCTACCTGAGCGCCAAAGCCTCCGTTTTCTACAAGACATACAATAGCAATGCGCGGTCGCGAACGTGGGGCAAAGGCAGCAAATACGGCATGATCCTTCTCTCCTTTTCCATTTTCAACAGTACCCGTTTTACCACAGATCTCCAGACCATTGACGCGGGCATTATAGGCAGTTCCCGCTTTTGTATTTACTGCTTCATACATTCCGCGATGCACTAAGTTCCAACTACTATCGGGCAAGACAAAAGCGTTGATCTTTTGATGACCTGCCAAAAAGCTACTACCCGGGATTCCTGCGATACTATCTACGATATGTGGCTGATAGAACCAACCCTTTCCGGCAACAATAGCAATAGCATTGGCCAACTGTAATACTGTGGCGCTTACCTCGCCCTGGCCTATTGCATTTGATAAAATGGTACAACTATTCCACCCTGAGCGGTACTTCAATTTATACAGGGTAGTATCAGGAACCATTCCTGCCTTTTCGCCCGGCAGATCAATACCTGTACGCGTACCGAATCCGAAATGCTTTATCAGTTCGGCCCACTGTGAAAGCCCTGATCCGGGAAAGGGTCCTATCATTTTCCGGAACAGATCGGCAAAATAGCTGTTGCAACTAATCGCCAGTGCTTTCACCAGGTTAGGCTGGTGGGCACCTTCGACATGGCATTTGGGTTTTGGTGGATTGCCGCACAACGTATAACTACCCTTGCAAACAAACGTAGTATAGGGATCGGCCACTCCCAGCTGCAAAGCAACCAGAGCCTGGAACAATTTAAAAGCTGAGCCGGGAGCGTTGTAACTGCTGATAGCCCTATTTAACAGAGGTTTATCTTTGTTCAGCCTGAGCGCGGGATAATAAGCATTCCGATCCAACGCCAGCTTAACAGGACTATAAGCAGGGCTACTTATCATGGCCAGGATGCCCCCTGTCTGAGGATCTATAGCAACAATGCTTCCTCTTTTACCCTGCATCAGCTTTTCTCCCATCAATTGCAAACGAAGATCTATTGTAGTATAAAGGTCTTTCCCTTTTTCGGGCATGACGTCCAAAGAACCTGCCGCCCATCGTTTTGAAGGCGTGTTCCTGTGATCGCAGGTCCAAAACTGCAGTCCTGTTGTGCCACGCAGAAAATGATCGTAGCTTTCTTCGAGTCCCGTTTCGCCGATACCGCCTGCTTTGATGTATCCGAGCAGGTGAGCGGCTGTATTAAAAGGATAATGCCGTACAGGCCTTTTCTTTAAAGAGAATGCGGGTTGCAGTTCCGGAAGTTTTTTTTGGAAAATACGGGTGATCTCTTTAGAAAGCAGGCCTTTAAAAGGGGCCGGCTGATCGCTTGTTCTTTTTGGCAATGGCTGTGCAGGATCGGACCAGTTACGTGCGTACTTCAACCGGTCGCGAAATTCCTTCCGGCTTATTTTCAACAAACTGCAGATGATAGCTGTATCCTGTTGCTTTACTTTTCCCGGGCGTACCATCAAGTCATAAAGAATGGAATCGGAGGCGAGCATCTTACGGTTGCGATCGAATATCGTTCCTCTTTGCGGGATATTATGAAGTGCGCATACCGAATCACTGGGATTATGCCGGATATACGGTAGCAGATCCGTTATGGGAAAGGAATAGTCCTGGCTCAGGATATCGGACGAAAGCAATAATTGTAGTAACAGGAGCACACTCAGCGACCATCTTTTTTTCATACCTAAAACCAGCCGTATGTTTGTTGATTTAGCGTTGTGCAGCAAATATATAATAAAGCATTAACCTGCGAAGCCACGAGTCAGCGAAGACTTTCCACACAATTTTTTAGCAGCAGGATGCTTTTAGTCATTTCCTCCTGATTGAGATGCCCAAAGCCCAATCGCATGGCGGTAAGGTTTTTCTGCTGGTAAAGTAAGGTGCGAGGAACGAATAATCCCTTTCGGGCTGATTCCTGGCTTAGTTTCAGTAAATTAACCGGTTCTTTCCATTGCGCCCATATAGCCAGTCCTCCTGCGGGTAATTTGAAAGAAAGCTGTTCACTAAAATGTTCCTGCAGCAGGAGTGCAAAATTGTCGCGGCGTTCCTTGTATACCAGGACCGATTTTTTCAGATGCCTGTGGATCTCTCCTTCGCGGATCATTTCTGCCAGCACCTGTTCGACAAGAATATCGCCCTGCCTGTCTATAATGCCCAGGTATTTTCTCATTTCCGCCATCAGGTTTTCGGGCGCCACAATGAAGCCGGTACGAAATCCCGGCGCCAATGATTTTCCAAAGGCGCCAACATATACTACCATGCCGCTGGTATCGGCACTTGCCATGGGCAAAACCGGCTTTTTATCGTAGCGAAAATCGAAATCGTAATCATCTTCCAGCACAATAAATCCGAATAGTGAGGCCAAGCGAAGGACTTCGATGCGCCGTCCGGCACTTAGCGTTATGGTAGTGGGGTAATGGTGATGGGGCGTAAGATAAAGCATACGTATGGGCTGCTGCCGGCAAAGCTGTTCCAGGGCTTGTACATCGATGCCTTCCTCATCCATTGGGATGGAGCAGATCTTAGCGCCTGCTTTCTGAAAGATCATGTTGACAGAAAAATAGCTCAGATCGGCCACCACAACCGTATCGCCTGGTTCGAGCAGGATCTCGGAGATGATATAAACACTCATTTCCGTGCTGCGGGTGATGAGCAGGTTATTTTTCGAGATATGCAATCCTCTTGACAGGTTGAGGTAGTGAGAAAGATTTTCTTTCAAAAACTCACTTCCATCCCTGTTGTAATACCCCATTTTACGATAATTGCTTTTACGCTTAAGGTTTGAGCTGTATAGACGTGAAAGCAAATCGGTTTGCGTAAGTCTTATATCGGGGATGCCGTCATTAAAGACATATTCACAGGTAGCATGCTCAAAAGGGTTATCAAGCAGGTTGGATTGTTTAAAGCTAAAGCCTGTTTTCACAGGATATCCATTTAAAGCGGCTTTAACGGGAGAGGCAATGCGCTGTGCTTTTCCTTCCTCTACCCCTACCACAAAAGTACCCTGATTGGGACGTGATTGAACCCAGCCCTGTGCCTCCAGTTCTTCGTAGGCGGCAACAACTGTTCTCCGGTGGACCTTCAACAACTCA
This window encodes:
- a CDS encoding YdeI/OmpD-associated family protein; amino-acid sequence: MEVKSRLNASVNQFLDKATRWKDEMTLLRTIVLEAKELSEDYKWMHPCYTLQGKNVVLIHGFKEYCALLFHKGALLKDDKGILIRQTENVQSARQLRFTELSQVKKLRSVIKDYIQQAIEMEKSGSKVALKKTSDYAVPDEFQKVLKQDPAVKTAFNALTPGRQRAYLFYFSQAKQAKTRESRIEKCIPKILERKGLDD
- a CDS encoding carboxylesterase family protein — its product is MSLTETVTLYSIFKANTSYALLGIVLTILAACTTPDRAVSYQKLAAPANKEAAYAIRAGINKISNDSFTAYIYTGKVNDTVRYRALKPLKENAARKFPLVLILPTSGGIGTDNTSQLNALVKMWAQPALRSAYPAYVVAPQFSQRSSNYTMNRQKGILVSIPSVCLANALDLVDSLCNVWPVDKSRIYVMGFSMGASATINVLGLRPDLFTAGIAISGIPDFDYIHPLLNKPIWFVHGNADDENPFATDSVMLHTLREMHATHKRFWEIDKLAHEVYPPLYTTNLIPEWLFKQRSN
- a CDS encoding NAD(P)-binding protein — encoded protein: MFSVDMTKPADLHSHAKGTGALRSQHPVYKDFLPPCNNACPAGENIQAWLSLAQEGQLYEAWQKLVEENPMPAVHGRVCYHPCESACNRASVDAPVSIHAVERFLGDKALEEGWAIRNTAVKTGKRVLVIGGGPSGLSAAYHLTRLGHEVEIYEAGPMLGGMMRFGIPAYRLPRNILDAEIKRILDLGIKVKLGCKVDDIEKEKASGNFDAVFVAIGAGLAKKIDIPGQAAAKMLDAVSFLRDVEMGTAPKLGRKVAVYGGGNTAIDAARTAKRLGADAFIIYRRDREHMPAHDAEADDALTEGVKINWLRSIKNVDDNDFVVEVMEIQDGKLTGTGKFETLEADALIMALGQDTDAGFLSKLSGIALSKDGTLQVDDTMMTGHKGVFAGGDMVPSQRTVTIAVGHGKKAARHIDAHLKSSKWEKALKNELVGFEKLHVWYKTLAPQQEQAILDAAERTASFQEVLGSYTQAEALYEAQRCLSCGNCFECDGCYGSCPEDAILKLGKGNRYEYDYNKCTGCAVCYEQCPCHAIEMVPETL
- the nifJ gene encoding pyruvate:ferredoxin (flavodoxin) oxidoreductase, which gives rise to MRETIVKTIDGNEAAASVAYRVNEVCAIYPITPSSTMAELADEWSAVGYKNIWDNVPDVIGMQSEGGAAGTVHGALQAGTLTTTFTASQGLMLMLPNMYKIAGELTSTVFHVAARALAAQGLSIFGDHSDVMAARTTGFAMASSNSVQEAHDLALILQAATLASRVPFIHFFDGFRTSHEVSKIEMLSDDDLRAMISDEQVFAHRQRALNPDNPFIRGTAQNPDVYFQARETVNPFYDKVPAMVQEQMNKFAQLTGRQYHLAEYTGCPDAERLIVIMGSATETASETALFLNKNGEKTGVLNVRLFRPFPLQEIVAAIPATVTKIAVLDRTKEPGAEGEPLYKDIVTALTEAYTGGQLNTLPRIVGGRYGLSSKEFTPAMVKGIFDELKNDIPKNHFTIGINDDVTHTSLSYDPHFELDESDVTTALFYGLGADGTVSANKNSIKIIGENTDFYAQGYFVYDSKKSGSQTVSHLRFGKKPVRAPYLINKANFIACHVFNFISRVNILEQARPGAVFLLNSPYGKDEVWDHLPQPVQQTIIDKKLKFYVIDGTAVAEATGMGNRTNTIMQTCFFALAGVLPKDEAIDEIKKAIKKTYAKKGQKIIDLNFNAVDQSLSHLHEVAVPKVVSNKSGFPLTVPVEAPEFVQLVTAEMMRGNGDALPVSMLPIDGTYPSGTTQWEKRNISDTVPVWDAETCIQCGNCSFVCPHSVIRAKFYNQDVLENAPAEFPSARISARGFPETRYSLQVYVEDCTGCTLCVDACPAYNINDRSKKAINMAEKQPILEKEKENIRFFESIDNNDRSKVDFSSVRGTQFLEPLFEFSGACSGCGETPYVKLLTQLFGDRLMVANATGCSSIYGGNLPTTPWSKNSQGRGPAWSNSLFEDNAEFGLGMRVAEDKKLSIARELVLKLKDKIGAEFTSELLEAPQLTESQLALQRLRVEKLTGLLQDHKEDPLVLQLLSLKDHLVRRTVWLIGGDGWAYDIGSSGLDHVLASGRNVNVLVLDTEVYSNTGGQSSKATPTAATAKFASSGKRVGKKDLALQAISYGNVYVAQVAMGANPQQTLLAMREAEAYDGPSLILAYSHCIAHGIDMTKGLTQQELAVKSAYWPLLRYNPQLRRANSNPFVLDSPAATITLKDYAYNELRYKNLQKANPQEAEYLLGKAQELVDLRWQTYENMHSWKADAFAPLM